Part of the Drosophila pseudoobscura strain MV-25-SWS-2005 chromosome 2, UCI_Dpse_MV25, whole genome shotgun sequence genome, GACTTGGTGGCACTGATGCAGTTGGGGAATTTGATTGAGTTGCTTGTCCCATGCGTCCGACTGTTCTGCTTGGTGgagggtgctgctgctgcaggcgccactgctgccgctgctgctggcgtagTGGCTGCCGCATTCGATGATGTGGAGGCCGGGGTGGCTGCCTCCGTTTCGCAGTCCTCGGGCGGGGTATTGGCATTCGAGGACTGCGAGGATATCGTGCAGTTGGCGGTGGAGAActtgctggagctgctgttgctattctcggtggctcctcctccacccGCCGTCTCTCTGGTGGGACTGCAGCTGTCCAAATCCGCTGCATGAttgcctccgccgccgccgccgccgttgccgttgccgccggCTCCATGTCCGATGGCGATTGGCCGTATCACTTTGATGCCGTCGGCATCGATGCCGCCGTTCAGGAAGCTGGTATCGTTCAGCTGCGTGCTGTTCACACGCTGCCTCAGCGCCAGCGGGTGCCGTAGCACGTCCTCCGTAATATCCCAGAGGCAGACCTGCGTGTCCTGGCTGACCGATCCCAGGCGGTAGCTGATGGCCAGCTTGTCCGGCGCCAGCGCCGCCGACGAGGCATCCGACCGAAACGAGGCAGAGTGGGGGCGAGGCCGGGCTGCATGCACGGGCGTGGAGTTCCGGTCGAAGCCCTCGAACCCTCCGTTCGCCGTGGAGTCGCCTGAGAAACGGGCCTCCCGCGAGGCCGTGTACTGCTCGTTCAGCTGGTTCTCGTCGTCGCTGAAGTCGCCGCCGTCCCAGTTGGTGTAGGACGTGGTGTAGGGGTCGAAGGCCACCACAGAGACCCAGGAACGGTGGCCCTGGCCGCGGGCCACCACACGGCGCTCCTGCAGCGACCACACCGTCACGAGATCATCCTCGCCGCCGACCACAATGTACTTGCCATCGGGGGACCAGCAGACGCAGAGGAAGCCGCCGAAATAGGAACGCGCGATGCCCAGCAGCTCCATGGTGTCGTAGTGAAAGACCCGCAGGAAGCCGTCCTGCGAGACGACCGCCAGATTGGAGCCGCACGGCGAGAAGCAGAACTCATTGATGCAGCAGTTGTCGGTGCTGAAGGCCCACTTGTAGAGGGGATTCCGCGTCGACTTCGACTTGCAGGTGAGTATCGTGTAGCCGTCGCCCATTTTGAACGGCTGGTAGTTGGGCGCCGTGGCCGCGCACGGCAGCTCCTCGTTGTACAGATACAAGTGGCCCGACGAGTGCGAGGCGAGAAACAAATGGGGAGAATTCGGCAGCCACTTCAGGCAGGTCACTTTGGTCTTGTCGATAAGGCGCTGCAAATAGACAAAACTCGGCCATTACAATCGACTCTTGCACGTGTGCACTTCCACTTACCTCCTCGTTGAACAGCTTCCGCAGCTCCCGTGGCCCCATCTGCGGGGATACCAGCTGGATTTGGCCCGTGGTGAAGCCCACCAGCAGCGGTGCGCCCGTGGGCGTGGCCGAGTTCGAGTTGAAGTCGTGGCAGCTGGGATTGGTGCCCTTGTAGAACTTCTTATCGATCGGTTTGCTCATCTCCGTGCCCTGCAAACAAGAGAGACGATAACTATCATCTGAAACACTGGAAAACCCTCTCGCAATCGCATACAAATTAACACATTCATTCCGGAGGCTGGATGGAAATTAGCGGCTCGTTGCCGGAATCAGGTGGCCGCTGCCC contains:
- the LOC6897150 gene encoding WD repeat-containing protein 20 produces the protein MASQLDANVKDDLKTQFVTREGTYRLLTLSEYSRPNRVGYSSNQSSPQVRVSIVTLPNPAHGSSTNAGNSNSNSNSNGNKSNNEPAAASGASPTAAAAAATTTTTTTSGNRGTNSNGASTATPAASTSNTTTPTTSTSGGAGGGGGNISNGGAGGDNNYNNSNSTVDARLGGGISMHSMMNGGVTDQNGMASSQVVGGDRICFNFGRDLYVYSFRGAKKGTEMSKPIDKKFYKGTNPSCHDFNSNSATPTGAPLLVGFTTGQIQLVSPQMGPRELRKLFNEERLIDKTKVTCLKWLPNSPHLFLASHSSGHLYLYNEELPCAATAPNYQPFKMGDGYTILTCKSKSTRNPLYKWAFSTDNCCINEFCFSPCGSNLAVVSQDGFLRVFHYDTMELLGIARSYFGGFLCVCWSPDGKYIVVGGEDDLVTVWSLQERRVVARGQGHRSWVSVVAFDPYTTSYTNWDGGDFSDDENQLNEQYTASREARFSGDSTANGGFEGFDRNSTPVHAARPRPHSASFRSDASSAALAPDKLAISYRLGSVSQDTQVCLWDITEDVLRHPLALRQRVNSTQLNDTSFLNGGIDADGIKVIRPIAIGHGAGGNGNGGGGGGGNHAADLDSCSPTRETAGGGGATENSNSSSSKFSTANCTISSQSSNANTPPEDCETEAATPASTSSNAAATTPAAAAAVAPAAAAPSTKQNSRTHGTSNSIKFPNCISATKSDSIDGNASASGSGGQRTSYATSGYNSKTSNSSTKSSNSGSGFSAFNSLTQRLSNLNFLSNSDKKSSSSVGHEGSNSTAHRQHRKAMSMLKSYNQHNNHSSNNHSNNSSSSNFGHSSNQESGVAIGSSSTAHSFGSLKLSKSSHNASSLVTGAQSAATVSSFDPMKLIGTPACPRFDECPLLEPLVCKKIAHERLTALIFREDCFLTACQDGFIYTWARPGHATHTNQQHLSPSQSAAPGGTVI